GACTTCATCAAAAACATGATTACAGGAACATCTCAGGCTGACTGTGCTGTCCTGATTGTTGCTGCTGGTGTTGGTGAATTTGAAGCAGGTATCTCCAAGAATGGGCAGACCCGTGAGCATGCCCTTCTGGCTTACACAGTGGGTGTAAAACAGCTAATTGTTGGTGTTAACAAAATGGATTCCACTGAGCCACCCTACAGCCAGAAGAGATACGAGGAAATTGTTAAGGAAGTCAgcacctacattaagaaaattgGCTACAACCCCGACACAGTAGCATTTGTGCCAATTTCTGGTTGGAATGGTGACAACATGCTGGAGCCAAGTGCTAACATGCCTTGGTTCAAGGGATGGAAAGTCACCCGTAAAGATGGGAACGCCATCTTCACTGCTTGAAGCTCTGGATTGCATTCTGCCACCAACTCGTCCTACTGACAAGCCCTTGTGTCTCCCTCTCCAGGATGTCTACAAAATTGGTGGTATTGGTACTGTCCCTGTGGGCCGAGTGGAGACTGGTGTTCTTAAACCTGGCATGGTGGTCACCTTTGCTCCAGTCAATGTTACAACTGAAGTAAAGTCTGTTGAAATGCACCATGAAGCGTTGAGTGAGGTTCTTCCTGGGGACAATGTGGGCTTCAATGTCAAGAACGTATCTGTCAAAGATGTTCGTCATGGCAATGTGGCTGGTGACAGCAAAAATGACCCACCAATGGAGGCAGCTGGTTTCACGGCTCAGGTGATTATCCTGAACCATCCAGGCCAAATCAGTGCTGGATATGCACCTGTGCTGGATTGTCACACAGCTCACATTGCTTGCAAGTTCGCCGAGCTGAAGGAGAAGATAGATCGTCGTTCTGGAAAAAAGCTGGAAGATGGTCCCAAATTCTTGAAATCTGGTGATGCTGCCATTGTTGATATGGTTCCCGGCAAGCCTATGTGTGTTGAAAGCTTCTCTGACTATCATCCTCTGGGCCGTTTTGCTGTTCGTGACATGAGACAGACGGTTGCTGTGGGTGTCATCAAAGCGGTGGACAAGAAGGCAGCTGGAGCTGGCAAGGTCACCAAGTCTGCCCAGAAAGCTCAGAAGGCTAAATGAATATTATCCCCAATACCTACCACCCCAGTCTTAATCAGTGGTGGAAGAACGGTCTCAGAACTGTTTGTGTCAATTGGCCATTTAAGTTTAATAGTAAAAGACTGGTTAATGATAACAGTGCATCGTAAAaccttcagaaggaaaggagaatgttttgtggaccatttgttttttttgtgtgtgtggcagttttaagttattagtttttaaaatcagtactttttaatggaaacaacttgaccaaaaatctgtcacagaattttgagacccattaaaaaacaaaagtttaatgagaaaaaaaaaaaaaaaaaagaaagaaacccattcTGGATATTTGGCTATCCAGTTTCCCCTTCTACGCTCACCACCATCCTTACCTAGTTCCCTATTAACCaattatcaggttttttttcttcctcctttttgagatataactgacatactacattgtataaatttaatatCAGTTTCTGAGCTGTGTTTAATTCCATCTTCACACCCTCTGCTATATTTGAAGAACTGGATTTAAATGGCCATCCCAAATCTTTCTGCCTCCTTTAGGATAAGCAAGGAATTCCTGTGTTTAGCACATACCTACAGATGGatatttccccatttttattttttacatatttctctACTAGAGAAAATGTTTTATCTATGGGACCTCTGAAGTTTCACTAAAAAATGAAACTAGCACTGTGGTCTGGCTTTTTAAATGCAGAATTCACTTTAGGTAATCTCTCAAAATCCTCaataattaaattcatttatttttaccacaTATTACAGCAACTGAAATAAAACTCTTGAGTCTCCCAGAGGCGACACAGCCTAAGAAATCAGGCCTTGGTTTTGTGATGGCTCAGGTTGCAAATCCCTTTTTGCTGCTTATCAGCTTTACACCCTAAGAGaattcacttaatttttctaagttcagtttcctcatctatataaCTGGATTCTCAGTTCTTATCAAATATGATggttataagaataaaatgagataatgcaagGAAAGCACTTAGTACCTTGTCTGGCACATATCTGGCTCTCAAAAAACGTTAGCATAAagctctttcattttttcatggaCTGTGATAGCAACTATTTTTCCAAAGTGAGTAAGtgaatataaaacttaaaaggaaGGCTGAAAACTCCCATGTACTCCTATTATGCTTGCAATGTGTTTATATAACTTGGCATTAAAGTTCCCAAACTTCATTCCACaatgtaaatttttttcaatGCATAATCAGATGAAATCCCtattaaagtaataatagtaCATTATTTTCTCTAAGCTTCCAATTTGTTGAGCCATATGCACTGCCAAAATGAAATCCTAAGCAAAAGAGAACACTTAATTGCTTTATTAGATATGGAaattgttagaaaataaaaataaaggcaaagtaaaacagaaatatttttgtttgagaACATACAACTTGGAGTTACCAAATATGTTTGCAGGAAAAGTCTATGGAGGAAGTCTTAGAAGtgagattaatatttataaaCAGTTTTGACAGTAAGCCAATCTAATGTTACTCCCGAAAGCTTATTTGGATATGGTTAAGAGCCAAAAGAGTTtatatacataaagaactttAGCTTTAATTATAATTGCTGTACTTTTTCAGAGTATTCAAAACACTGAACTGTTATAGTGTAGTAAAACCACAGTTTAAAGACCTTTCCAAATAATATTTAGGCCATTCCATACATCTCACAAGATTTGTATTGGTACTTTCCTGAGCAAGTCTAATTCCCATCCATGGACACTTGTACTTTTTTCAGCCACATGAAGGCAAGGACATCAATCACATTCACCACTCTATCACCaaagcctagcacagtgcctcacAGAAAGCAGGAGACATGCATGTATTTGTTTAACAAATGAAAGGAGCAGTcaatctcttccttcctttatcAGCCCACATCTGTGACATATGGTAATAAGCAGCTAAAATCTCTGTATATCATTCCTTTGTGTGATATCATGACGACTCAAAAAATTTGGGGAGCCTCAAGAGTCCTAGAATTGTATGGGAACTTTTGGACCAAATTAGAATGACCCATAGCTGCTACAAAgattctatcaaaaaaaaaaaaaaaaattgggaggaATGACTGAGTGAGTCAGAGACATTCTTGGTATTTctgggtatctttttttttaagagatttcagaatcacatttttctttaacCTCACTTGAGAATGTTATGGGAAACCCCTGTATGGAGAAAGAGGCCATGAAATGTGAAGAATATGAAATCTGGAGTCAGGTAAGCTTAGGTATGAATTCCAGTTTTACCACTTTCTGGGCaagattttctttgaaatttaggAAATGATGTCACCATGTTAtgttattcaatttaaaataatatatattaaaatcccTATCCACACAGTAGGTGTAAACATTAGCCATTATGAGGATTATTCTTTCTTACAGATTAAGATAGCTCCATTCTCCCAGTTGAATGTGGTTTGTCAGTGAACCCTGTTGGTACTTAAGATTTGGAAGTAAAGCAAATGGTCGTTTACTATTTGGAAAATTCTAAGAttcacccccttcccccatccctgtgGTCTCAGCGGAGAAACTTTCataagaaaatgatattttaatgtgATTCTTTCTTTACTACCTACTTTATACTTTCGGTTTCTATCTTCCTGTCAGTTACTGAGATTTATCCGAAAAGCAAAGCATAAAATTGAACATAGGTAGAAATCAAACACATATTAAGAATTATCCactaaggggcgcctgcgtggctcagtcagttaagcgtctgccttaggctcaggtcatgatcccagggctccctgctcagcagggactctgcttctccctctccttctgtccatttcccccccaccccccactcatgccctctctcgttctctctctctcaaataaataaataaaatcttcaagaaaaaaaaggaattatctgTTAAGCATTCATCCTGCCTTTACAATTTCCACATTCCTAGAACATTCACAGCACAAACCTTTTCCCAAGTAAATGTACATCCAGATTAAAAGAGGATGAGAGAGCAGTGTCTAAGTGGTAAAATATGCAAGCCACttagagaaaaaagcagagaagtaaAGATTACTGCTGTCTTAGGCAAGAAAGAATGTGAAGTTCAATTACAATACCACATGCATGTGCCTTTTGGAATGTCAAAGAACAGCAAAGCATTCTTGATCataaaacaaggagaaaagatATCTTCCTATCCTTGGCACTTCAGATATTCAGTTTTTCAGACATCTCCTCAATAAAACTCTTGTATTACATTACTCCAATAAAATTAAGAGTTCTCTTTTCAAAAGTTACCTTGTGTACTAGTTTACTTATTTAGTCAAAAAGGGCTGACTGCCACAGAACTGTGATAAGCATCGGTATTAAGTAGTCACACAactttgatttttcaaatatcGCATTTGATTCTTATATATCAACTATCCGGTGCAGATGTGTAAAATCATATACTTCAGGGAAAGTCACAGTCTTTAAATGGTATTTCAAGACTAAGCATAGAGCAAttaaattatacatttgtctATAATACTGTTTCACTTCAAACACTATAAAAAGGGTAAAATCATTATCATCGGAAGGCAAATTATGCCTTATTGTTgctaaatataaatttacatCAACTAGAAGAagacattttctgtattttgctaTTTACAGATTTTTGTCACACAACTTCAGCTATTaaaatctgacttttaaaatgtatgtcaGCTTCTCTGGTTATAATTTTGTAAAGGATACAGAGAACACGAGCAAGGATTAATCATGTTATAGCAGAAAGAACACTGAGTTAAGAGCCTAAAGATCTGACTAAAGTCCTGGCTTTATCTCATACAGTATACCTTGTCTTCAGGAATTGAATCAACCACTCAGAGACTCCTTTTATGTAAAGTTAAGTTGACATGTCATTGACCTAACGTGGGTACTATGTAGTTCTCAAAAAGTGCATATAAATACTTCAGAAATGGTTAAGACAACATACATAGACCTAACAGCTCCTTTAAAGTGATTAACTTTTTCAACTTAATTTCAGAAAGCCTGCTTTTAgatctattcttattttttatttatcaaatagaTAAGAATACACTCCCCCCAAGAGGGAAAGGTGAGGAAATCTCTGTTACATCTGTTCTTTAACTACCAAACAAGGTTGTCATCTGTGTCAGTGATGCCATTTCATAAGCTACATGCTATTTAACCTCCAGGATTAATTTCTTCCACTCCATTTTCAAGGCCACTAATGGAGCCCGAGTTTTTATGACTGAGTTACTACAATTGGTCTTCTGGACTCTGTACTCCAGTCCAGGCAAGGCCTGATGTTTCCAGATTTGTTTTCTTGAAGTGTTTGCtttcaaaatgccatttttttttatattttatttatttatgtgacagagagacagccagcgagagagggaacacaagcagggggagtgggagaggaagaagcaggctcccagcggaggagcccgatgtgggactcgatcccggaacgccgggatcatgccctgagccgaaggcagacgcttaacgactgcgctacccaggcgcccctcaaaatgccatttctaatttaaaatataaactcccTAGTTTGGCATGCCAGTTCCCTCTTTACATAAGTCTCTGTTCCTCCATGTGCACTCCCTGTTCCAAACGAGATGGTCAACGAACACATGCCATCCAAGTCATGTTCATTTCCTTCTCCCCGTGCACGATGCCCTGCCCTCCCAGATCCAATCTCATCCAAAAAGCATTTCTGGATAAATTCCAGGTCAAAACATTCACTCCCTATCAGGATCACtataatacatttttctctacCACATTAACTTATAGTCAAATTATCTTGTATATGGTTTGAATTGTGCACACCTCTTATCTCCCCCAAAATGCTTAAAGATGCTTAAATgcagaaaatgtatatatttcttaatcTACCTTAAATAGCTCTGAGAACCTGATGAGGCTCCAAATGGAAGCCTAATAAATATTATTAGATGATAAGACATCAACCAATTATAAagggaaaacataataaaaatatcttctcttcTGGCCTATTAAACACTAACTGAATTTAGGGTATAGAAGTCTTTATAAATTTTCTGAGAGAAAAGATATCCTTTAAAAACCTGGAAATCACATGTATATTTGTGATAGAGAAACTGACAAAATACAGTAATTATTATTAGGAATTGGAGTGAGAGATAGGTTATGCTttactgagaaaagaaaacattgaggTGTGAATGAAGCAACATCACCCTGTTTCTCAGGTGCCTGGGGGATGGCTGTGCCATTCTTCACTTTAGGTCCGACAGTATCCATTTCTTTAAGATGTTTAGCCATTCATAGGACGATCTGATTCTAAAACAAACTCCcatgtaaatttattttccaacaaTCTTCCAGTGGGTTCACAATTCAGCCTAAAACAGCCGCATTTCAGATAATATATCTGAAGTCATGGTTATGATTTACATGTATAACCACATAACAACTTGTGTGATTTTAAGTAAGGTGTGGTTTGATTGAAAATCTATGATGAAATCATACTAAAAGATACAAATTAGCTTGTAACTTTACAAATGGGTAAAGTCACAAATGGTGTTTTCCTTGAAAAACAATatctggatttaaaaataaaataatctctattTTATCACAGGAATGGGCATTTGGGTATGGCCGGACTAACTGTTCTCAGTATAAAGACTATTTCCTATTAGGGATGCAAATGTAACCAGTCCTGAATTTGAGTAAGACACATGGTAGAAATTACATTTCGTATCCTTTCTCAGAGCTGGTGAGACAGGGTCAATAAATTCTCACTAATTCAAAGTGATGTGTATAATGCCCTtgacatttctctaaaataaattgcTTACCTCCATTCCCTTTCACGCCCTATTCAAACAAGCTAGAACGTGGACCAGGGGCTTGTAAGCCAGCTTGGTCACGCTGCACCTGAGGGCAACACTCGGAGGAACTCAGGGCAAGAAGACGGAAAGAATCTGAGGGCAAAACAGAGCCACTTGCTCACCCTATTATCTGTCCTTCTGCACAACAGAGAAACATGATACTATCTCCTTTGAGCACTGTATTTGGGGGTCTTTTTGTAGCAGGAAAATAATGcccattcattttattaatagattttaaaagctggtttatggggcccctgggtgactcagtaggctaagcttctgcctttggctcaggtcatgatcccagggtcctgggattgaaccctacatttggctccctgctcagcgggggcctGCACCTCCCtatccccctgcccctccccccaactcatgctgcTCTTTCAAATAacatctcttaaaaataaataaataaaataaaagctggtTTAAGGATAGGTTTAAAACCTAAAGATATAAAATCTCTGATAGGATTTGTATCCTCTATTACTTATAATACATTtcataatataattattttaaaacaacataaatgtaaatatttgccCCAAAATTATTAGCAAGTAAAGTTTTAATATTTCTGCCATGTGACAAGATAAGAATTCACAGATGAGATTCTCTTTTGTCTTTGTAAaattccatctctctctgccaaaCACAGTTCAGTAGTACTTACTCAATAGTCTTCTATGTTTGTGTCTTTCTTTGAGCATACAGatgctcttccttctttctctattcatttttgCTATGGAATTTCACAGACATGTTCTCTAACAGCAACTTTACAAAATAATGCTATAAAAATAATGCTACTGCCAAAACCCTAGTTAATAAGCTGTTAATATATGTGGCTCAAAAGTCTGAAATGATAACTGATGTGGAATGGattagaagttaaaaaagaaagaatggaaaatagaaGGCATGACTTCATTTATGGCTAACAGACAGTGTACATGCCACCTGTAAACATGATAAATGCAGCCCAACCCTATTCAGTGAAAAGAAAAGTGCACTGTGGAATTATTTTGTAAGTTAACCTTGGAAAATATCACTCATGTTCATAAAAATATAGGATGCACTATAAGTAAGTATCTTCTGTACCTAAATAACACAATAGTTCTAATACctttcattttgtgtttatatatttatacacataacATTATGTTAGAATACCTAcgtaatatataaagaatattcagtaaatatgtaAATTGACTTATAAGCAATCAACACTGAAATATATGGGACACTAATATCAGACTAAGTAGTAACACTCACACTCTCTGAATACTTCTACTTCAAAACATATTTAGTGTAATCAGCATAGTTCTCACACAAAGGGCCAACCCAAGAAACTTCATTTTCAGTCTCttagaatttctcatttttttaatagcaacCATAACAGACAAACATCTTTTTGTAATGACAGAATGGTCTTTAATTGAAAACATCATGGTATAAACAAACATTTGACTATCAGTCTGAAGAAAGCAGTATCATCATGGGTTCCTGAAATTAATTTGAGGCTAGATTCTGCCACCAACAAGCTTTTCTCCTTAGATAATTAATGTGACCTTACTATGGTCTGAATATTTATGTCccccccaaaattcgtatgttgaaatcctaaatGCCCACAGGTGATGGTATAAGTAAATGGGGTCTGGGAAAGTATTTAAGTCATGAGgatggaaccctcatgaatggcgTTAGTGCCTTTAAAAAAGAGGCTCTAGAGAGATCCCTGGCCCCTTCTAccaagtgaggacacaggagaagATGCCAACTATAAATTGGGAAGAAGGGCCTCAGGAAAAGGCAGCCATGTTGGAACCTTGATATTGGACTTAGAGCATCCATAACTGTGAGCAGTTAAGTTTTTGGTGTTTATAAACTACACAGCTGGTGGTATTTTGTAGAGCAGCccgaacagactaagacagaCCTCTCTAAATTTTACTGCCCTTTTCATTACgatctttttgtttaaaataaggaAGCTGGAACCACTGGAATGCTAGGGTCTCTTCTAAACCTGAAATCCCAGGATGGCGGATCTGATCATGTTGGAGTTTCTCccatttccccaaattaaaaaccCATACAGACAGTCTGAAAGAAAAGTTTATTGGTAACAAGAGTGTTTACCTTTATATATAGGCTCTGCCCCCATATTCATGACATTTACTAAGTGTAGTGTTGAACATGATTTTGTCAAAATGTTTGAgtgatttaaaaatttcaggtttactcaagaaaaacaaagtatatcATAGACACAATTAATCAAGAACTCCAAGACAGAAACAAAGCCTAATGGTAAGTTTCCATAAGCAtgcataacattaaaaaaactgCTTTTCAAATAAATCACTTTTctacaaacctttaaaaaatgaaaacattttactttGCCAGGGTTTTAAACTTAAAGCCAGAACAATCTGACATTGATGTAACAAGATACCtattctgtttgtattttgatggtatttttgtttttcccacacAAAAAAAGCCTAGAAGATGCAAAGTTAAAATATagtaattcaggggcgcctgggtggcacagcggttaagcgtctgccttcggctcagggcatgatcctggcgttatgggatcgagccccacatcaggctcttccgctatgagcctgcttcttcctctcccactccccctgcttgtgttccctctctcgctggctgtctctatctctgtcaaataaataaataaataaaatcttttaaaatgtatatagtaattcatttttataattattattgtcaGCATAATTTCCAATCATATTTGGAATGGCTGGACATTTgtagcaaagaaaacaaagggataTCTCTAAATAGCTAGGTGGGCTTCAGTTGAAAGGAACATATtagtataaagaaaaatgttaaaaagcttataataaatttatttgtgGCAATGACAATACACTTGCTTGCTTGATAATATTATATATCTTAACCTAAACTTATAAGTGAAATGTACAATAGAATTTAGTGATATAGCAGGGTTAATTATTGGAAGCACGGGAAAATCATATGCTCAAATATGGTATATTTCTCTATTAGAAGACATTAAGAAattctggaaagaaaacaaaattattaatcTAAACcattgaagttttatttcttaaaaagttagcAATGATAGCTAACATTAGATTTTTTTGTCAATTTGAGAAACCATTACTGATCagaactagatttttaaaatggattctaTTTGTTCACAGTATTTATCACTTATACTGTTGTCATAAGTACCTTATCCTGATATTATCATAAATAGCAATGCGGTGGTAACATTATCACACTGAACACATTAATGCTTTGCATTGTAACTTATTTGGCTATATATAAGGAAGAGGAAATCAAGAAGGGTTTAGACAAGGCAAAATGTATTTGGATTGGGATTTCACTTTAATGAAGAACTTACTTCGTATCCACTATTATTTAATTgacttttataaaaacatattaaattcCTTAATAAAGTACTCAACATAATATACAATAGTTTGCTATATTATAACTCATATTTGGGGAAAATCTGTTGAACTATAATATGAATAAAGATAatctaaaaattgtttttaataaagagtTGTCATAAGCTTTGGATGCACGGCTAACTAAAGTATGTGCGCTATAAGCCGTAAGTCTGAAACACACGTTAAATAATATGTTTTGCTGGAAGGAAGCAAAGAGGAGAATTAAGGAGTATTTTCGATGGTGGTAATGCTGATAGTTTTAAACTCATTCAACTATGATTCATAAAGCATTTACAATGTGATAGAGATTCTTCTAAGAGTTGGGgacaaaacacaaaagcaaatagTTAAGTTCCCACCCCCAATGGAGCTTTATTTCTATTAAGCATGGGTacagggaggcagagagtagTCAAAAGACATATCGCACAGATCATAACAAgtgctacagaaaaaaaaatattgtgaaaaagaaaagcatagagaATGCCACTGATTGGGGTTTGCAATTATAAGGAAAATTCTTAAGAAGGTCTCAGTGAAAAGTTAAATTGGAGGAAAGATCTGAAGAAGGTTAAAACCCAGT
The sequence above is a segment of the Ursus arctos isolate Adak ecotype North America unplaced genomic scaffold, UrsArc2.0 scaffold_3, whole genome shotgun sequence genome. Coding sequences within it:
- the LOC113259354 gene encoding LOW QUALITY PROTEIN: elongation factor 1-alpha 1-like (The sequence of the model RefSeq protein was modified relative to this genomic sequence to represent the inferred CDS: inserted 2 bases in 1 codon); amino-acid sequence: MGKEKTHINIVVIGHVDSGKSTTTGHLIYKCGGIDKRTIEKFEKEAAEMGKGSFKYAWVLDKLKAERERGITIDISLWKFETSKYYVTIIDAPGHRDFIKNMITGTSQADCAVLIVAAGVGEFEAGISKNGQTREHALLAYTVGVKQLIVGVNKMDSTEPPYSQKRYEEIVKEVSTYIKKIGYNPDTVAFVPISGWNGDNMLEPSANMPWFKGWKVTRKDGNAXSSLLEALDCILPPTRPTDKPLCLPLQDVYKIGGIGTVPVGRVETGVLKPGMVVTFAPVNVTTEVKSVEMHHEALSEVLPGDNVGFNVKNVSVKDVRHGNVAGDSKNDPPMEAAGFTAQVIILNHPGQISAGYAPVLDCHTAHIACKFAELKEKIDRRSGKKLEDGPKFLKSGDAAIVDMVPGKPMCVESFSDYHPLGRFAVRDMRQTVAVGVIKAVDKKAAGAGKVTKSAQKAQKAK